One part of the Capricornis sumatraensis isolate serow.1 chromosome 13, serow.2, whole genome shotgun sequence genome encodes these proteins:
- the CENPW gene encoding centromere protein W isoform X2, translated as MALSTTVSQRKMIRRKAPLGFLKRVFKRQKPHLRLKTSSDLLVHLNCLLFVHRLAEESRINACGSKCGIIKKEHVLAAAKVILKKSRG; from the exons ATGGCGCTCTCCACCACGGTCTCGCAGAGGAAGATGATAAGGCGCAAGGCTCCTCTCGGCTTTCTAAAGCGCGTTTTCAAACGACAGAAGCCTCACCTTCGTTTGAAGACGAGTAGCGACCTACTG gtGCATCTGAACTGTTTACTCTTTGTTCATCGATTAGCAGAAGAGTCACGGATAAATGCTTGTGGGAGTAAGTGTGGAATCATTAAAAAGGAGCATGTACTGGCTGCAGCAAAG GTAATTCTAAAGAAGAGCAGAGGTTAG
- the CENPW gene encoding centromere protein W isoform X1, which yields MALSTTVSQRKMIRRKAPLGFLKRVFKRQKPHLRLKTSSDLLVRFCPCIDWQWGSQEVHLNCLLFVHRLAEESRINACGSKCGIIKKEHVLAAAKVILKKSRG from the exons ATGGCGCTCTCCACCACGGTCTCGCAGAGGAAGATGATAAGGCGCAAGGCTCCTCTCGGCTTTCTAAAGCGCGTTTTCAAACGACAGAAGCCTCACCTTCGTTTGAAGACGAGTAGCGACCTACTGGTGAGATTTTGTCCCTGCATAGACTGGCAGTGGG GTTCACAAGAA gtGCATCTGAACTGTTTACTCTTTGTTCATCGATTAGCAGAAGAGTCACGGATAAATGCTTGTGGGAGTAAGTGTGGAATCATTAAAAAGGAGCATGTACTGGCTGCAGCAAAG GTAATTCTAAAGAAGAGCAGAGGTTAG